From Vespula vulgaris chromosome 18, iyVesVulg1.1, whole genome shotgun sequence:
AAATTCCCACACATGAAATTGGAATGTGTTCCATTACCCGATGAAAGTGCAGATTTAGCACctatatatttcaaagtaaGAAATTGTACTTTTCTGATAAAGCAAAAAGATTTGTAacaatacttttattaattaatattatttatagaaagcTCTATTAGAATGCGAAACTGAATGGGCtatcaacaaaaaaattgttgatttACGAAATAAGGATTTACGTAGAGCGATACCGAATGGATTACCATATTTTATGGTGCAATTTGGAAATAATGATGGATATGCGCATGTAATCGAAGATGAACGCATGTTCCCTACCAATTTTGCAGAGGTAAATCAATACTCTTTTTATGATTcatcagaaaaatatattgcatattaatttttttcactttatataatttgtttgtttttttttttctttttttttttctttttttattctaggAAATAATTGGTGGAATATTAGATTTAGATCATAATTTATGGAGAAAACCAAAAAGGGAAACCTTTGaacaacaaagagaaaaagttttagattttaagaaaatatgggacaaatataaacattaataaattgtacataaattttataagaatgtaattatgttaaaaaataagtgAAAAGTATCTTTTGTTAATTCTGATCATTATTTCCTTGTTTAAATCCATTGACAAACCATGTGTCCATGtatttacttaaaatatatGGAAATAATGCTAACACTTTAAAACGTTCTCCCATCTTATCAGTATCCATTATCATATGATATCCTGACAGAATATGTTCCTTCTCAATATcagttgaattttttaaaattatttctaatcttACATCGATTCcaagatttttcaaaaatattttttgacttATTGGACCAAAAGATATTATTCTGTTATCTTTTTGTgctattttttgtattaatgaaaaatcaacATCTGCAGTTAAGTCAGCTGAACCTGGATTTAATAAGGGATCATACAGTTGGTGCTTTCGAAAAGCACGAAAGGTATCTGTTTTATCACCAATGTGACCATAATCAATGATTAAAGCAAAACCTCCACATTCCACTAAAAATGATGATATATAATCTGTTATAACTAAACTTTGAGGACTTATTTCAACATGATCTCTTGATTCATTTTCCTGAAAAATAATCagttgtatataatataaataaatatatgtatatagtatcaaataaataaatgggtaaaatatataaattaaaatgtacaGATATATAAACTTGAGCTGCAGGAGATGACCCTTTAGATAATACATAACgaaatttctcttcctctattcCTGGAATCACATCCACTAAGACTTCACTCCATCCTTGATCtgttttctaaaattttattgcaaCAACCATATGCATGATATAGTTACAACAAAAAGTGATacactttctttctatttcaagTACCTGAAACTTATGTATTGGTAGTGCATCAAAAAATTCATGTGCAAGAAACACACTGAACTTTTTAGGAATATCAGTAACTGAATAATACCAATATACTTCTACACCATCTTCTGTAATACCTTTTTTATAATGAcctattgaatttttttgtgTTTGTGTTTTACAGTCAGCaggattattttcttctatatatgtacatagattcTGTGCTTGAATTGTAGATAAAGCAGGACTGATTTCTACCAAATGAACagatattttgttaataaatgttaactttttaaatacctaaaaaataatatttaataagactAATAGtacagattattttttttatataattacatatagtTTGAAATATGTACTCGTAAAATATCTTGTATCATTGTTCCCTTTCCTGGACCTAACTCAATAAGCTGAAAAGGATCTTTAGAGATCTTAATCCATTCATTAATAATCCAAACAGCTAATATCTAAAAATcatataatctttaaataatgaatatcacataaaaaaaaaagaaataacttaaTAAAAACTACATACTTCTCCAAAAAGTTGAGATATTTCTGGTGAAGTAATGAAATCTCCTTTAAGACCAAAAACATCTTTGTTCATGTAATAACCAACATATGGATGagttaaaatttctttcatatattctGCGACAGATAATGGTCCACAAGTCATAATTTTAGAATACAACTGACGATACAAAGTTGATTTCTTAATCTTAACATCAGAACTTTCAGATGAGTAACAATGGTTTGGTAAATTTATCATAGATCTAAGATTTTGTCTCATTAATATATTAGTTAATTCATGATTTATAAGTGTTCTGTTTAATATACGTAGAATTTTTGTCATCTTTGTGCTGTtgtattgttgttgttgtgtcaataataaaaaaaaattaatgattataagGAATTACAACGGTTCTTCACAGTTAATCACAGCCAATACTATCACGttaaaaacattaaattcTCTAGGGACGATATAgatagtattttatttttatataatttttatttatatcaaccAAACATAAATCTTTCTATTCAGTTTTGTTTATGAATAAAACTCTTTCATCATCGTAGATgcaaataaaacgaacaatctttatttaattaaaataacgaaGTAAAATAAGACAATTGTAAATTTgaattgttgttattatttatctgtttAAATTTGCCGCTCTTAATGGcgtatttaaagaaagaatcccagaacgattttattaatgttCAACGACTTCATTGTTATCGACATTGCAAGGACCTGTATATGCTCCTTCTATGCTGTTTTTATTACATCCTTGATCCTAGCCTAATcttaaattttaaatcgaaGATAAGGAACAAacataaaagatttattaaaataaaacactacaaagaagaaaacactTGCTATTGTGTAttgaatattaaagaaaataggcTTTAGATTCCATGGCATTTCCACTGAATGATcaagtttatataaaatcttttactCCTAGAGAATATCAAGTGagttttatacaaaaatatttaggTATCTatgatgtatttattatattttataaaactggagaacacaattttttatttttttcatgtgTTTTGATATGTAGGTAGAGCTCCTTTATGaggctaaagaaaaaaatattatcatttgttTAGGAAGTAATTATGAACAAacttttattgttataaaattagtTCAAGAATTTGCAACAAATAACAGAAGGTAAATTTCttgaaacaattaattaatcagttagagagagagagagaaagaaagaaagagagagtattcATTACATTGAAACAAATGAacttataaatagataattattatttcttgattCAGGCCTGTGAAGGAAGGTGGGAAacagataatttatatattatcagaTAAAGAAAAGTGTTTATTAAAAGCAACATATATTAAACAGTTAACAGATCTTAATGTATCATTATGTGATACATGTACAGATCTGACTAAAGAAGTCACAAATTCCCATGTAAGatactttccttttatattgtattatctaaattaacatatatatttatgtatgtgtgtatgtataatatatatatatttatatgtaataatataattatatatattttattttaggtaTTAGTTACAACTTCTAAAACATGTGCATTGCTATTATCAGACAAGAAAATCTTACCTAATCAGATAAGTCTAGTCATAGTTGATGAGTGCCATAAATctgtatatgataataaacTCAGATTTATCTTACAAACTTTTTTAACATGTATAAACATTCCTAGAATAATTGGTATAGCTGTaccattatttaatttaacacAAGAGCCAGGAAGACTTGGGctcgagatagaaaaaatagaaaccaCTTTTAAATGTAAAGTTGAAACAGCTAgtgatatattatcaatactCAGGTAAGATATTATGAATAACAgctaaattgtaaataatcatgtatatatatgtatatatatatatacttgctaATAGATATAGTCCTAAAcctaaagaatatataatagaatataaaaaaggagagaaaggagaactATATGAAACATTAGAAAATTGTGCGTTGGATGCTATCCACTTTTTACAAGATCATCGCTATGATCCAActgaaatttataatgaagAATTTCTTGAGGATATCCAAAAAATACCTAATCCTACGGAAAAGCCCCGTGAGATGATGCaagattttctatatatattagaaactCTTGGACCATGGTGTGCAGATCGTGCTGCGTTAGCTCTTTTAATACTAacagaaaagttaaaaatgaaGACTCCTTATGAAAGACATTATCTCTTATTAAATTTAGTTGCATcggtttttattaaaataaggtaaaactattatacaatataaattattgcatGATATAATCtcataatattgtaatataatctaataaattaCAGAGCTCTTTGTGATAATACATTTGAACATTTATCTGAAAAGGAGAGGATATATCGTTATACTACTCCAAAAGTTCATCGgcttttacaaattttaaaaacatatacaccattttatattaaatataataatacttcagaaacaaaatcaaataCTGGTAAAAACATACTTCTTGATCTATCtcgttttattgtttaatgttctattacatatataatttattgtatattcaGATGGTgaatctaaaaatattaaaagtaatggAGAAATAACTCCTAAAGAAAatcatatacaaataaaaaaaccaGACTATAATTGGAGAACTGGGGAAGATAATCATAGAAAACCATACAGACCACAACGATATTTTCGTGGAATTGTAGATCCTGATTTATTATGtggaataatttttgttgatAAAGCATTTACAGCTAAAGTTTTATCTTACTTATTAAATGTATGTTTATGAAACAAATACTGTAGATGTTCTGTCACAAGGATAAATCATACACATGCAGagtaaaatatgattttttaatatttcatgtttTACACAGGAAGCATGCAAATATGATGAagatttacattttctttctcctctttacaTGATTGAAAGTAATACTGATGAAGTTGGCTATTGTAGAGATTTAGAACTAGAACATAGAAAGCAAGAAGAAGTTTTGAAAAGATTTAGAATACATGAATGTAATTTATTGATAGCAACTTCAATTTTAGAAGAAGGTTTGTATCTATAATTAAccataattatttgtttaacaataaatttaaaatatacattaagttttcatataatataattaatataattttttaaggtATTGATATCCCGAAATGCAATTTTGTGATGAGGCATGACTTCCCAAAAAATTATCAATCCTATGTACAATGTAAAAGCAGAGCAAGAGCTGTAGATGCATTACACATATTATTGGTACCACAAGAAATATCTAAGGAATGTGTTTGGCAATTAGCGCAATACCAATACATAGAAAAGGTATAGAAtacaataaaatgtatttattaatataacgtctaaacaaatttaaatattttgaaatttctgattgaaattgaaaatatgaataaagaaattgatttttttatgcTCAAtgtattaatgattattaatgtACGTCagtttaatatcaatttttaattcatttcaatGTCAATCCAAATTTAAAGTTTTAATGGAAGAGCATCAATGTGTTTTATAGActttattatcaaaatgttCAAATAAAGAACCAactgaggaagaagaaaaggaagcagATTTGTATGCTGCTATGATACCAGATTATAAGCCGCTTGAAAATGATGATGCACCTAAAGTAACTTTTAATTCTgctatttcattaataaacaGGTAATATGTCtactttgatttattttattatattttaatgttatgaaagcaatttttaaaattgattattctAGGTATTGCGCAAAATTACCTAGTGATACTTTCACAAGATTAACACCAGAATGGTCTGTTCAACTTTTAGATGGACAGAGTCCAATGACTTACACATGTTCTTTACGACTGCCTATAAATTCACCagtaaaatatgttatttcagtgtgtaacatttctttttatataaatcatagataatattttagcaaataattttgtttaatatatttataattacatatatatatacgtatatacatttatttattttaatttagtcATATCCAATGCCTAATAAAGCTATGGCTAGACGTATGGCTGCACTGCAATTGTGTATTGATTTACATAGAGGAAATGAAATAGATGATAATTTATTACCTAttgggaaagaaaattttaaagcCAAGCCCGAAGATGCTGAAATACCTGCTTTACCAGATGAAAGTAGATTAGATTTTTCAGAAGCTCGACCTGGAACAACTAAACGTAgacaatattattacaaaaaggtattattttgataatttgtattaagttttataaaacatttataatgattaaattatatgTTGCAGACAGCAGAGGCATTAACAGATTGTAAACCATTAGTTGGAGTTCCTTCATATCTATATCATATAAGCATGGTACTAAATTGTCCTTTACCAGAAGAACAAAATACAAGAGGACGTAGAATATATCCTCCAGAAGAATCAGCTATAGCTTTTGGTATTCTCACACTTAAAAAAATACCAAaggtaataatttaaatataaatattattaatctgAAACAATATTATCTGTATTCTATTTTAGCTATGCGCATTTCCGATTTATACGAGATCTGGTGAAGTTCATGTTAAACTAAAATTATCTAAGCAGACCATAATTTTAGATGATGTccaaatagaaaaagtagctacatttcttaattatacttttacaAATGTGTTGAGattgcaaaaatatttaatgctTTTTGATCCACATGCTTCAgaaaattcttatattattgtaCCAATAAGATTGGGTAAGTATATGAaacattttgtttatattatacattaatgCATATAAATATGGTATCTATTAGAGGCcaaatttatacttttctgttttctctttaaaataataaaaatatgttcctATATAATTGTAGCTGCTGCAAGTGAAGAATTAGATGTTCATATTGATTGGGATTTTTTGGAATGTATTTATGATAATCGAAATGCAACACCTATTAAAGTAcctgaagaagaaagaaagaattttaaattcgATGCATCAAAATACTATGATGCTGTAATCATGCCATGGTACAGAAGTCGAGATCAACCACAGGTATGTTAtcaatctaataaaatatataataaatatatactaaatatgtacttaaaaactatattttttcattgttttagTATTTTTATGTTGCTGAAATTTGTGCAAATTTAAATCCAAAATCTTCGTTTCCTGGTGATGATTATAGTACTtttgaagaatattatttaaagaaatataatatacagatACAAAATTTAGATCAACCTTTATTAGATGTAGATCATACATCTGCtagattaaattttctaactcccaggtaaatttttataattaaattatacagtttatatatataatcaataaactttttaattatttttaaaacatattttagaTATGTGAATCGTAAAGGTGTAGCATTACCAACAAGTAGTGAAGAAACAAAAcgagcaaaaagagaaaatttagaacaaaaacaaattcttGTAGCCGAATTATGTGCAATCCATCCATTTCCAGCATCTTTATGGAGACAAGCAGTTTGTTTaccatgtattttatatagaattaatgCATTATTACTTGCCGATCAAATACGTTGTCAAGTTGCACAAATGATTAATTtaggaaaaacaaatttaagtTCAGGTatgtaataaaacaatataagtttttttctttgtgcatttattatatttatataatattgttttagaTTTCGAATGGCCAGCACTAGACTTTGGATGGAGTTTGGCAGAAgtgttaaaaaaatcaaaagaagtTGAGAAAGCTAAACAATCTAAAAATGAATCTGTACAAACTACAAACAAGTGCCAAAATGTACAAACAAAGGAGACTgacaatataaaagaatttaaaattgaaaaattagagACTGAT
This genomic window contains:
- the LOC127070489 gene encoding protein arginine methyltransferase NDUFAF7, mitochondrial, with the protein product MTKILRILNRTLINHELTNILMRQNLRSMINLPNHCYSSESSDVKIKKSTLYRQLYSKIMTCGPLSVAEYMKEILTHPYVGYYMNKDVFGLKGDFITSPEISQLFGEILAVWIINEWIKISKDPFQLIELGPGKGTMIQDILRVFKKLTFINKISVHLVEISPALSTIQAQNLCTYIEENNPADCKTQTQKNSIGHYKKGITEDGVEVYWYYSVTDIPKKFSVFLAHEFFDALPIHKFQKTDQGWSEVLVDVIPGIEEEKFRYVLSKGSSPAAQVYISENESRDHVEISPQSLVITDYISSFLVECGGFALIIDYGHIGDKTDTFRAFRKHQLYDPLLNPGSADLTADVDFSLIQKIAQKDNRIISFGPISQKIFLKNLGIDVRLEIILKNSTDIEKEHILSGYHMIMDTDKMGERFKVLALFPYILSKYMDTWFVNGFKQGNNDQN
- the LOC127070286 gene encoding endoribonuclease Dcr-1: MAFPLNDQVYIKSFTPREYQVELLYEAKEKNIIICLGSNYEQTFIVIKLVQEFATNNRRPVKEGGKQIIYILSDKEKCLLKATYIKQLTDLNVSLCDTCTDLTKEVTNSHVLVTTSKTCALLLSDKKILPNQISLVIVDECHKSVYDNKLRFILQTFLTCINIPRIIGIAVPLFNLTQEPGRLGLEIEKIETTFKCKVETASDILSILRYSPKPKEYIIEYKKGEKGELYETLENCALDAIHFLQDHRYDPTEIYNEEFLEDIQKIPNPTEKPREMMQDFLYILETLGPWCADRAALALLILTEKLKMKTPYERHYLLLNLVASVFIKIRALCDNTFEHLSEKERIYRYTTPKVHRLLQILKTYTPFYIKYNNTSETKSNTDGESKNIKSNGEITPKENHIQIKKPDYNWRTGEDNHRKPYRPQRYFRGIVDPDLLCGIIFVDKAFTAKVLSYLLNEACKYDEDLHFLSPLYMIESNTDEVGYCRDLELEHRKQEEVLKRFRIHECNLLIATSILEEGIDIPKCNFVMRHDFPKNYQSYVQCKSRARAVDALHILLVPQEISKECVWQLAQYQYIEKTLLSKCSNKEPTEEEEKEADLYAAMIPDYKPLENDDAPKVTFNSAISLINRYCAKLPSDTFTRLTPEWSVQLLDGQSPMTYTCSLRLPINSPVKYVISSYPMPNKAMARRMAALQLCIDLHRGNEIDDNLLPIGKENFKAKPEDAEIPALPDESRLDFSEARPGTTKRRQYYYKKTAEALTDCKPLVGVPSYLYHISMVLNCPLPEEQNTRGRRIYPPEESAIAFGILTLKKIPKLCAFPIYTRSGEVHVKLKLSKQTIILDDVQIEKVATFLNYTFTNVLRLQKYLMLFDPHASENSYIIVPIRLAAASEELDVHIDWDFLECIYDNRNATPIKVPEEERKNFKFDASKYYDAVIMPWYRSRDQPQYFYVAEICANLNPKSSFPGDDYSTFEEYYLKKYNIQIQNLDQPLLDVDHTSARLNFLTPRYVNRKGVALPTSSEETKRAKRENLEQKQILVAELCAIHPFPASLWRQAVCLPCILYRINALLLADQIRCQVAQMINLGKTNLSSDFEWPALDFGWSLAEVLKKSKEVEKAKQSKNESVQTTNKCQNVQTKETDNIKEFKIEKLETDHIISDKNNDTETKQPLNDLEKDTDETNTLSDNLKDDELEIGTWSNDMAADSMDFNTDSIKSFPLNVTMLEQDFTWNDIRYGSPACESDFDGYESDDTYSDGFMDSSDDTDDESRGLRISYMSENIAEAVEDEKHMNKQEINKKILELLETEKNVDNNFWLFVKEDDETLIKKHKEEHYKYSKLNEHEIMENGSFISCDSEIRIDKKSILSTQREVDKESYIYKDYIENIVDTFTKEVLNKNCVAHPTKKKIKKLEKTYLRDNNLFSFDFQPELKGHPGPSPSLILQALTMSNANDGINLERLETIGDSFLKYAITTYLYCTYDNIHEGKLSHLRSKQVSNLNLYRLGRRKMLGESMIATKFEPHDNWLPPCYYVPKELEQALIESGVPSALWNQADIPTLQTVDLTEITQLVKETEQKLGIMKNELDKNESKLSNSIDNLRCFIPYNLITQHSIPDKSIADCVEALIGAYLIACGPRGALLFMAWLGIHVLPTEEVCIIQENEPEDNIPGSTPYIKSIKEDNQITWTRIQYGKLEEPQNPLVRYIPNPESELKMMLDGYDELEKSIGYKFHDVSYLLQAFTHASYQPNRLTDCYQRLEFLGDAVLDYLITRHLYEDSRQHSPGALTDLRSALVNNTIFASLAVRCGFHKYFRHLSPGLSIVINRFVRIQEENGHSISEEYYLIGEDECEEAEDIEVPKALGDVFESLAGAIYLDSGMSLDAVWGVYYNIMKSEIEQFSTNVPKSPIRELLELEPETAKFSNPEKLADGRRVRVTVDVFGKGSFKGIGRNYRIAKCTAAKCALKKLRKIQNYPKGKP